From a region of the Arachis ipaensis cultivar K30076 chromosome B09, Araip1.1, whole genome shotgun sequence genome:
- the LOC107619148 gene encoding cAMP-dependent protein kinase catalytic subunit-like isoform X2, with protein sequence MVVAECLPEAQPQPQPQPQPQPQPQPHPQQFLADVCGYQPPESQPQPQQFLTDMCGYQPPWSQPQPQPQSHPHPQQFQQFLDDVCGYQPPESQLQLQPMQPQVWTWEENKAFESVIANCFQYAQHNIAARFPGKTPAQLQERFKKLMKDINVIHNGYTANTPLNAASENMTMTMAAPATTLEHNPVSIPIINATTTPPPPPYNTDHQHHRAEVVAAAAPMEAATREQMPTLTIQRNILGGLKMSKGIYYYYYYYIVSFFLLFIYLFIYYLVEYCCLYKRRK encoded by the exons ATGGTTGTTGCTGAGTGTTTGCCGGAAGCTCAGCCTCAGCCTCAGCCTCAGCCTCAGCCTCAGCCTCAGCCTCAGCCTCACCCTCAGCAGTTTCTTGCTGACGTGTGTGGTTATCAACCACCTGAGTCTCAGCCTCAGCCTCAGCAGTTTCTCACTGACATGTGTGGTTATCAACCACCTTGGTCTCAGCCTCAGCCTCAGCCTCAGTCCCACCCTCATCCTCAGCAGTTTCAGCAGTTTCTTGATGACGTGTGTGGTTATCAACCACCTGAGTCTCAGCTTCAGCTCCAACCTATGCAACCTCAGGTCTGGACTTGGGAGGAGAACAAAGCCTTTGAGTCAGTTATTGCCAATTGTTTTCAGTATGCTCAACACAACATCGCTGCTCGTTTCCCTGGAAAGACCCCGGCGCAACTGCAAGAACGCTTCAAGAAGCTGATGAAG GACATCAATGTCATCCATAACGGTTATACTGCAAACACTCCTCTGAATGCTGCATCTGAGAACATGACTATGACAATGGCTGCTCCTGCCACCACATTGGAACACAACCCTGTCTCCATTCCCATCATCAATGCAACAACCACCCCACCACCACCGCCTTATAACACTGATCATCAACATCACAG GGCGGAGGTAGTTGCGGCCGCAGCACCAATGGAGGCAGCAACAAGGGAACAAATGCCAACACTAACAATACAAAGAAATATTCTCGGTGGACTGAAGATGAGCAAaggtatttattattattattattattatattgttTCTTTTTTCctcttgtttatttatttgtttatctattATCTAGTTGAATATTGTTGTTTATACAAAAGAAGAAAGTGA
- the LOC107619148 gene encoding cAMP-dependent protein kinase catalytic subunit-like isoform X1 yields the protein MVVAECLPEAQPQPQPQPQPQPQPQPHPQQFLADVCGYQPPESQPQPQQFLTDMCGYQPPWSQPQPQPQSHPHPQQFQQFLDDVCGYQPPESQLQLQPMQPQVWTWEENKAFESVIANCFQYAQHNIAARFPGKTPAQLQERFKKLMKDINVIHNGYTANTPLNAAASENMTMTMAAPTTTLEHNPVSIPIINATTTTPPPPPYNTDHQHHKAEVVAAAAPMEAATREQMPTLTIQRNILGGLKMSKGIYYYYYYYIVSFFLLFIYLFIYYLVEYCCLYKRRK from the exons ATGGTTGTTGCTGAGTGTTTGCCGGAAGCTCAGCCTCAGCCTCAGCCTCAGCCTCAGCCTCAGCCTCAGCCTCAGCCTCACCCTCAGCAGTTTCTTGCTGACGTGTGTGGTTATCAACCACCTGAGTCTCAGCCTCAGCCTCAGCAGTTTCTCACTGACATGTGTGGTTATCAACCACCTTGGTCTCAGCCTCAGCCTCAGCCTCAGTCCCACCCTCATCCTCAGCAGTTTCAGCAGTTTCTTGATGACGTGTGTGGTTATCAACCACCTGAGTCTCAGCTTCAGCTCCAACCTATGCAACCTCAGGTCTGGACTTGGGAGGAGAACAAAGCCTTTGAGTCAGTTATTGCCAATTGTTTTCAGTATGCTCAACACAACATCGCTGCTCGTTTCCCTGGAAAGACCCCGGCGCAACTGCAAGAACGCTTCAAGAAGCTGATGAAGGACATCAATGTCATCCATAACGGTTATACTGCAAACACTCCTCTGAATGCTGCTGCATCTGAGAACATGACTATGACAATGGCTGCTCCTACCACCACATTGGAACACAACCCTGTCTCCATCCCCATCATCAATGCAACAACAACAACCCCACCACCACCGCCTTATAACACTGATCATCAACATCACAA GGCGGAGGTAGTTGCGGCCGCAGCACCAATGGAGGCAGCAACAAGGGAACAAATGCCAACACTAACAATACAAAGAAATATTCTCGGTGGACTGAAGATGAGCAAaggtatttattattattattattattatattgttTCTTTTTTCctcttgtttatttatttgtttatctattATCTAGTTGAATATTGTTGTTTATACAAAAGAAGAAAGTGA
- the LOC107619148 gene encoding cAMP-dependent protein kinase catalytic subunit-like isoform X3, translating into MVVAECLPEAQPQPQPQPQPQPQPQPHPQQFLADVCGYQPPESQPQPQQFLTDMCGYQPPWSQPQPQPQSHPHPQQFQQFLDDVCGYQPPESQLQLQPMQPQVWTWEENKAFESVIANCFQYAQHNIAARFPGKTPAQLQERFKKLMKDINVIHNGYTANTPLNAAASENMTMTMAAPTTTLEHNPVSIPIINATTTTPPPPPYNTDHQHHKAEVVAAAAPMEAATREQMPTLTIQRNILGGLKMSKGCSCF; encoded by the exons ATGGTTGTTGCTGAGTGTTTGCCGGAAGCTCAGCCTCAGCCTCAGCCTCAGCCTCAGCCTCAGCCTCAGCCTCAGCCTCACCCTCAGCAGTTTCTTGCTGACGTGTGTGGTTATCAACCACCTGAGTCTCAGCCTCAGCCTCAGCAGTTTCTCACTGACATGTGTGGTTATCAACCACCTTGGTCTCAGCCTCAGCCTCAGCCTCAGTCCCACCCTCATCCTCAGCAGTTTCAGCAGTTTCTTGATGACGTGTGTGGTTATCAACCACCTGAGTCTCAGCTTCAGCTCCAACCTATGCAACCTCAGGTCTGGACTTGGGAGGAGAACAAAGCCTTTGAGTCAGTTATTGCCAATTGTTTTCAGTATGCTCAACACAACATCGCTGCTCGTTTCCCTGGAAAGACCCCGGCGCAACTGCAAGAACGCTTCAAGAAGCTGATGAAGGACATCAATGTCATCCATAACGGTTATACTGCAAACACTCCTCTGAATGCTGCTGCATCTGAGAACATGACTATGACAATGGCTGCTCCTACCACCACATTGGAACACAACCCTGTCTCCATCCCCATCATCAATGCAACAACAACAACCCCACCACCACCGCCTTATAACACTGATCATCAACATCACAA GGCGGAGGTAGTTGCGGCCGCAGCACCAATGGAGGCAGCAACAAGGGAACAAATGCCAACACTAACAATACAAAGAAATATTCTCGGTGGACTGAAGATGAGCAAag
- the LOC107619148 gene encoding cAMP-dependent protein kinase catalytic subunit-like isoform X4 has protein sequence MVVAECLPEAQPQPQPQPQPQPQPQPHPQQFLADVCGYQPPESQPQPQQFLTDMCGYQPPWSQPQPQPQSHPHPQQFQQFLDDVCGYQPPESQLQLQPMQPQVWTWEENKAFESVIANCFQYAQHNIAARFPGKTPAQLQERFKKLMKDINVIHNGYTANTPLNAAASENMTMTMAAPTTTLEHNPVSIPIINATTTTPPPPPYNTDHQHHKAEVVAAAAPMEAATREQMPTLTIQRNILGGLKMSKGIVP, from the exons ATGGTTGTTGCTGAGTGTTTGCCGGAAGCTCAGCCTCAGCCTCAGCCTCAGCCTCAGCCTCAGCCTCAGCCTCAGCCTCACCCTCAGCAGTTTCTTGCTGACGTGTGTGGTTATCAACCACCTGAGTCTCAGCCTCAGCCTCAGCAGTTTCTCACTGACATGTGTGGTTATCAACCACCTTGGTCTCAGCCTCAGCCTCAGCCTCAGTCCCACCCTCATCCTCAGCAGTTTCAGCAGTTTCTTGATGACGTGTGTGGTTATCAACCACCTGAGTCTCAGCTTCAGCTCCAACCTATGCAACCTCAGGTCTGGACTTGGGAGGAGAACAAAGCCTTTGAGTCAGTTATTGCCAATTGTTTTCAGTATGCTCAACACAACATCGCTGCTCGTTTCCCTGGAAAGACCCCGGCGCAACTGCAAGAACGCTTCAAGAAGCTGATGAAGGACATCAATGTCATCCATAACGGTTATACTGCAAACACTCCTCTGAATGCTGCTGCATCTGAGAACATGACTATGACAATGGCTGCTCCTACCACCACATTGGAACACAACCCTGTCTCCATCCCCATCATCAATGCAACAACAACAACCCCACCACCACCGCCTTATAACACTGATCATCAACATCACAA GGCGGAGGTAGTTGCGGCCGCAGCACCAATGGAGGCAGCAACAAGGGAACAAATGCCAACACTAACAATACAAAGAAATATTCTCGGTGGACTGAAGATGAGCAAag GAATTGTACCCTAA
- the LOC107619148 gene encoding alpha/beta-gliadin A-I-like isoform X5: protein MVVAECLPEAQPQPQPQPQPQPQPQPHPQQFLADVCGYQPPESQPQPQQFLTDMCGYQPPWSQPQPQPQSHPHPQQFQQFLDDVCGYQPPESQLQLQPMQPQVWTWEENKAFESVIANCFQYAQHNIAARFPGKTPAQLQERFKKLMKDINVIHNGYTANTPLNAAASENMTMTMAAPTTTLEHNPVSIPIINATTTTPPPPPYNTDHQHHK from the coding sequence ATGGTTGTTGCTGAGTGTTTGCCGGAAGCTCAGCCTCAGCCTCAGCCTCAGCCTCAGCCTCAGCCTCAGCCTCAGCCTCACCCTCAGCAGTTTCTTGCTGACGTGTGTGGTTATCAACCACCTGAGTCTCAGCCTCAGCCTCAGCAGTTTCTCACTGACATGTGTGGTTATCAACCACCTTGGTCTCAGCCTCAGCCTCAGCCTCAGTCCCACCCTCATCCTCAGCAGTTTCAGCAGTTTCTTGATGACGTGTGTGGTTATCAACCACCTGAGTCTCAGCTTCAGCTCCAACCTATGCAACCTCAGGTCTGGACTTGGGAGGAGAACAAAGCCTTTGAGTCAGTTATTGCCAATTGTTTTCAGTATGCTCAACACAACATCGCTGCTCGTTTCCCTGGAAAGACCCCGGCGCAACTGCAAGAACGCTTCAAGAAGCTGATGAAGGACATCAATGTCATCCATAACGGTTATACTGCAAACACTCCTCTGAATGCTGCTGCATCTGAGAACATGACTATGACAATGGCTGCTCCTACCACCACATTGGAACACAACCCTGTCTCCATCCCCATCATCAATGCAACAACAACAACCCCACCACCACCGCCTTATAACACTGATCATCAACATCACAAGTAG